The proteins below are encoded in one region of Polynucleobacter sp. AP-Nino-20-G2:
- a CDS encoding NAD(P)H-dependent oxidoreductase: MSLIEKLQWRYATKKMDPSKQVPQEKLDQILEATRLTASSSGLQPYKVLVITNQAIREKIQAIAWGQTQITESSYLLVFAAWDNYTAERINQAFDMTEKARNFKSEAGDAYRQKLLSTYPPRDTELNFTHAAKQAYIGLGTALIAAAYEQVDCTPMEGFDPDALDHILDLRAQGLRSVVMLPLGYRKTDEDWLVNLKKVRRAKEDFISLVE, from the coding sequence ATGAGCCTCATCGAGAAATTGCAATGGCGCTATGCCACCAAAAAGATGGATCCAAGTAAACAGGTTCCACAAGAAAAACTGGATCAAATTCTAGAAGCCACTCGATTGACAGCAAGCTCAAGCGGCCTTCAGCCCTACAAAGTACTAGTCATCACCAATCAAGCCATTCGCGAAAAAATTCAAGCAATCGCTTGGGGGCAGACCCAAATTACGGAATCTTCTTATCTTCTCGTTTTTGCGGCTTGGGATAACTACACTGCCGAACGCATTAATCAAGCCTTTGATATGACCGAGAAGGCTCGAAACTTCAAGAGCGAGGCTGGAGATGCTTATCGTCAAAAACTCTTGAGCACCTACCCACCAAGAGATACTGAACTCAATTTCACGCATGCAGCTAAGCAAGCGTATATTGGCTTAGGTACGGCTCTTATTGCCGCAGCGTATGAGCAAGTTGATTGCACCCCAATGGAAGGCTTTGATCCAGATGCGCTAGATCACATTTTGGACCTCAGGGCCCAAGGATTACGTAGCGTTGTTATGCTTCCTTTGGGTTATAGGAAGACTGACGAAGACTGGCTCGTAAATCTCAAAAAAGTTCGGAGAGCAAAAGAGGATTTCATTAGCTTGGTCGAATAA
- the leuD gene encoding 3-isopropylmalate dehydratase small subunit: MHKQSRISGHAAALRIANFDTDQVMPKQFLRGIDKSGLADGLFYDLRFDEAGQPRADFFLNQPPYASTDVLIAGPNYGCGSSREHAVWGMQQFGFKAVIASSFAEIFYSNAMGNGLLLIVLPEDQVQALMQEADDRGAPVDIAIDIENLTVRTQKHEFKFTMSARHHRMFLEGLDVIGLSLKYKPQIDAFTQKHWDAQPWVKDVARRTIDRLA; the protein is encoded by the coding sequence ATGCATAAGCAATCAAGAATTAGCGGACACGCTGCCGCATTGCGCATTGCCAACTTTGATACCGACCAGGTAATGCCAAAACAATTTTTACGGGGCATCGATAAATCTGGTTTGGCTGATGGATTATTTTATGACTTGCGTTTTGATGAGGCGGGTCAGCCTAGAGCCGATTTCTTTCTCAATCAGCCTCCCTATGCTTCGACTGACGTCCTAATTGCAGGACCCAATTATGGCTGCGGTTCTAGTCGAGAGCATGCGGTATGGGGTATGCAGCAGTTTGGCTTTAAAGCAGTAATTGCCTCTAGCTTTGCGGAAATTTTTTACTCTAACGCAATGGGTAATGGCTTATTGTTAATCGTTCTTCCCGAAGATCAAGTCCAAGCCTTGATGCAAGAGGCGGATGATCGTGGCGCTCCGGTGGATATCGCGATTGATATTGAGAATCTAACAGTTCGCACTCAAAAGCATGAGTTCAAGTTCACCATGTCCGCAAGACATCACCGTATGTTCTTGGAGGGCTTAGATGTGATTGGGCTGAGCTTGAAATACAAGCCACAAATTGATGCCTTCACTCAGAAGCATTGGGATGCGCAGCCTTGGGTTAAGGATGTGGCGAGAAGAACGATTGATAGATTGGCATAA
- the leuC gene encoding 3-isopropylmalate dehydratase large subunit, with protein MSAKTLYQKLVESHTVASLDAENVLLFCDLHLMNEYTSPQAFAGLDEKGRGVPIPGQNISVVSHIIPTHNEAPRKIADPASLLQALNLKKNCVKHNIPLFDTNDALQGIEHVVSPEHGMVRPGMVIICGDSHTTTYGALGALGFGIGTSEVEHVLATQTLVYRLAKNMRIKINGQLPAGTTSKDMVLNIISQIGAKGAIGYVVEFCGSALEDLTTEARFTLCNMAVEAGARGALIAPDKTAIDYVLARCPDITGEMKDRALAHWATLYSDADAKFEKEFECDASNMAPFVTWGTSPDQAIAIHANIPTKESFKDPVEKLSLEQALKYTKLSDGQTLEGTPINHVFIGSCTNGRIEDLRNVLTVVGDRKVAQGVRAMVVPGSGAVKAQAEEEGIADKLIAAGFEWRKPGCSMCLAMNDDVLSSGTRCASTTNRNFEGRQGRGAITHLMSPAMAAAAAVTGMITDVRKLQGAINA; from the coding sequence ATGAGTGCAAAAACTTTATATCAAAAGCTAGTAGAGTCACATACAGTGGCAAGCTTAGATGCAGAAAATGTATTGTTATTCTGTGACTTACATTTGATGAATGAGTACACCAGTCCGCAAGCCTTTGCGGGCTTGGATGAGAAGGGGCGTGGTGTACCTATTCCTGGGCAGAATATTTCTGTCGTGAGCCACATTATTCCTACTCACAATGAAGCGCCACGAAAGATTGCCGATCCAGCTTCTTTATTGCAAGCATTAAATCTGAAGAAAAATTGTGTAAAGCACAATATCCCCTTATTTGATACTAATGATGCCTTACAGGGAATTGAGCATGTGGTGTCTCCTGAGCACGGTATGGTGCGTCCAGGCATGGTCATTATTTGTGGTGATAGTCACACAACTACTTATGGAGCCTTGGGGGCATTAGGTTTTGGTATTGGCACATCAGAGGTTGAGCATGTTCTGGCAACGCAAACCTTGGTATATCGCTTGGCTAAAAATATGCGTATCAAAATCAACGGTCAGTTGCCGGCGGGAACCACTTCCAAAGATATGGTTTTGAACATTATTAGTCAAATTGGCGCTAAAGGTGCCATTGGATATGTGGTGGAGTTCTGTGGATCTGCTTTAGAAGATCTCACTACTGAGGCGCGATTTACTTTATGCAATATGGCTGTGGAAGCGGGTGCTCGTGGAGCGTTAATTGCGCCTGATAAAACAGCAATTGATTACGTTCTTGCAAGATGTCCCGATATTACTGGTGAGATGAAAGACCGCGCTCTGGCTCATTGGGCAACTTTGTATTCTGATGCTGATGCAAAGTTTGAAAAAGAGTTTGAATGTGATGCCAGCAATATGGCTCCGTTTGTCACCTGGGGTACAAGTCCAGACCAAGCCATAGCCATTCATGCCAATATCCCAACTAAAGAATCCTTTAAGGACCCAGTGGAAAAGCTCAGTCTTGAGCAGGCCCTGAAGTACACCAAGCTATCTGATGGCCAGACTTTGGAAGGCACCCCGATTAACCACGTCTTTATCGGTTCTTGCACCAATGGCCGAATTGAAGACTTGCGCAATGTTCTTACCGTGGTTGGCGATCGCAAAGTGGCTCAGGGCGTGCGAGCGATGGTGGTTCCTGGTTCTGGTGCGGTTAAGGCGCAAGCAGAAGAAGAGGGTATAGCGGATAAGTTAATTGCTGCAGGTTTTGAGTGGCGCAAGCCTGGATGCTCCATGTGCTTGGCAATGAATGATGATGTTCTGAGTTCGGGTACACGCTGCGCATCAACGACAAACCGTAATTTTGAGGGTCGTCAGGGTAGGGGCGCGATTACCCATTTGATGAGCCCTGCCATGGCAGCCGCTGCCGCGGTTACTGGAATGATTACTGACGTACGTAAATTACAAGGAGCAATAAATGCATAA
- a CDS encoding tripartite tricarboxylate transporter substrate binding protein gives MKYKTAVIAFLGAMGLATFAAAQTFPERPIKLIVPYAPGGSADITARMISEDWGKTLGQPMIVENRAGAGGNAGVDAVAKSKPDGYTIGIHTLSLAVNPALYPKMPFDTLKDLSPIGMVASSQHVLVVNPKVPAQNLKELLALLKKNPGKLTYGSAGNGSTMHIAPELFKATSNTFITHIPYRGGGPALSDTAGGQVDMSFPVASAAAQFVQSGMLRAIGVTGTKRSSLMPNVPTLAEAGLPAYSFETWFIVFAPAGTTQPVVDKLNATLNTTLGNATLKARMTKEGFDPIPSTPAQARQRLEKEIPVWARLIKERGIASD, from the coding sequence ATGAAATACAAAACCGCTGTAATCGCCTTTTTGGGCGCTATGGGTTTGGCTACTTTTGCAGCGGCACAAACATTCCCGGAGCGCCCAATTAAATTGATCGTTCCGTATGCGCCAGGTGGAAGCGCTGACATTACTGCCCGAATGATTTCCGAGGATTGGGGTAAGACCTTGGGGCAGCCTATGATTGTGGAGAATAGGGCTGGCGCTGGCGGTAATGCGGGAGTAGATGCTGTGGCCAAATCCAAACCTGATGGATATACGATCGGTATTCACACCTTGTCTCTGGCGGTAAATCCAGCGCTTTACCCAAAGATGCCCTTTGACACGCTGAAGGATTTATCGCCAATTGGTATGGTGGCGAGTTCACAGCATGTTCTCGTGGTGAATCCAAAAGTACCTGCGCAAAATCTAAAAGAGCTCTTGGCCTTACTTAAAAAGAATCCCGGAAAATTAACCTACGGTTCTGCAGGGAATGGCAGCACGATGCATATAGCCCCGGAATTATTTAAAGCCACTTCTAATACCTTCATTACCCATATCCCTTATCGTGGTGGCGGCCCTGCTCTCAGTGATACAGCTGGTGGTCAAGTCGATATGAGCTTCCCGGTAGCATCTGCAGCCGCTCAGTTTGTACAAAGCGGCATGCTTAGAGCAATTGGCGTGACGGGCACCAAGCGCTCATCATTAATGCCGAATGTTCCAACATTGGCTGAAGCAGGATTACCCGCTTACAGCTTTGAGACTTGGTTTATTGTTTTTGCTCCAGCGGGAACTACTCAGCCTGTGGTCGATAAGCTCAATGCAACACTGAATACCACTTTGGGTAATGCGACATTAAAAGCGCGCATGACTAAAGAAGGGTTTGATCCAATCCCTTCAACACCAGCGCAAGCTCGCCAACGTCTAGAAAAAGAAATTCCGGTATGGGCAAGGCTCATAAAAGAGCGTGGTATCGCATCAGACTAA
- a CDS encoding LysR family transcriptional regulator, whose protein sequence is MDSFSDIAFFTLLVKQGSMAATAQELGLTPPAVSKRLALLEKRLGVRLLQRTTRQISLTPEGETYLTEGAHVLASLEELERSVSGSGNTPKGVIKIGATLGFGRSLIAPAIAKFSDLYPGVEVQLTLNDRPMNIVEKGLDVVIRFGELPDVRLSARLLANNHRILCAAPSYLNQAGEPEHPKDLSKHQCLFIREADESYGTWHFHQGQRTETIKVQGPLTSNDGESVLKWALEGRGIMVRSIWDADQYIRSGQLKIILLDWKLPSADIYAVFPTRNNLSAKTRAFVDFLLEEFSKHRGNAQQHW, encoded by the coding sequence ATGGATAGTTTTTCAGATATCGCCTTCTTTACCCTGCTAGTGAAGCAAGGGAGCATGGCCGCTACCGCCCAGGAGCTAGGGCTTACACCCCCAGCTGTCAGCAAGCGACTTGCCTTACTTGAAAAGCGACTTGGGGTGCGGCTATTGCAACGTACCACCCGTCAAATTAGCCTCACACCGGAAGGCGAAACCTATCTGACCGAAGGTGCTCATGTGCTTGCCAGTCTTGAAGAATTAGAGCGCTCAGTATCTGGCAGCGGCAACACACCCAAAGGCGTCATCAAGATCGGCGCTACCCTAGGTTTCGGAAGAAGCCTGATTGCCCCCGCAATTGCCAAATTTTCAGACCTCTATCCAGGGGTTGAAGTACAGCTCACACTCAATGATCGACCAATGAATATTGTGGAAAAAGGTTTAGATGTGGTCATTCGTTTTGGTGAATTACCTGACGTACGACTAAGCGCAAGACTACTGGCAAACAATCATCGCATCTTGTGTGCCGCACCAAGTTATCTCAATCAGGCGGGAGAACCTGAACATCCGAAGGACTTGAGTAAACATCAATGCTTATTTATTCGTGAGGCTGATGAGTCTTATGGAACCTGGCATTTTCACCAAGGGCAAAGGACGGAAACCATCAAGGTTCAAGGCCCCTTAACCAGCAATGATGGCGAGTCGGTCTTGAAATGGGCTCTAGAAGGTAGAGGCATTATGGTTCGCTCAATCTGGGATGCCGATCAATATATTAGAAGCGGACAACTCAAAATCATTCTTCTAGACTGGAAACTTCCTAGCGCCGATATTTATGCGGTCTTCCCCACGCGCAATAACCTTTCGGCTAAAACGAGAGCATTTGTGGATTTTTTATTGGAAGAGTTTTCCAAGCATCGCGGGAATGCTCAACAACACTGGTAA
- a CDS encoding BLUF domain-containing protein, with product MSLEKANDLVELSYVSKATHEMGLTSLVHLFDVSRQWNQEHQLTGVLFYENGHFGQILEGKRDDVLFIWEKIKKDYRHKVLHQIALDEIKQRLFPHWALRFYGGDQIAKDVPHLAGVLDGLPANDVELLSIMRSVASNNQYPET from the coding sequence TTGAGTTTAGAAAAAGCGAATGACTTAGTTGAGCTGAGTTATGTGAGTAAGGCGACCCATGAGATGGGGCTCACTAGCTTAGTGCATTTATTTGATGTGTCTCGCCAATGGAATCAAGAGCATCAACTCACTGGCGTACTTTTTTATGAAAATGGTCATTTCGGGCAAATTCTAGAAGGTAAGCGAGACGATGTTTTATTTATTTGGGAGAAAATTAAAAAAGACTATCGCCACAAAGTGCTCCATCAAATTGCGCTCGATGAAATTAAGCAAAGATTGTTCCCTCATTGGGCTTTAAGATTTTATGGTGGAGATCAAATTGCCAAAGATGTACCTCACCTAGCGGGAGTTTTAGATGGTCTGCCTGCTAATGATGTTGAATTACTAAGTATCATGCGATCGGTTGCTAGTAACAATCAATACCCTGAAACCTAG
- a CDS encoding (2Fe-2S)-binding protein — protein MKLTINGKVHDINVEPNMPLLWAIREVIGLTGTKYGCGVAQCGACTVYMNGEPVRSCSIPVSAVGANKITTIEALSKNNTHPVQQAWVALDVPQCGYCQSGQVMAAAALLKRIPKPTDADIDAAMSNICRCGTYQKVRDGIHVASGQKKLADVLAQYDASPSTRG, from the coding sequence ATGAAGCTAACAATTAATGGCAAGGTACATGATATTAATGTGGAGCCAAATATGCCTTTGTTATGGGCAATTCGAGAAGTGATTGGACTCACGGGCACAAAATATGGCTGCGGCGTAGCGCAATGTGGTGCTTGCACGGTATACATGAATGGGGAACCTGTCCGCTCATGCTCTATACCAGTATCCGCTGTTGGGGCCAACAAGATAACAACCATTGAGGCACTTTCTAAAAATAACACCCACCCAGTACAGCAGGCTTGGGTTGCTCTTGATGTTCCACAGTGCGGATATTGCCAATCCGGACAAGTGATGGCTGCTGCTGCTTTATTAAAAAGAATTCCAAAGCCTACAGATGCCGATATTGACGCTGCTATGTCCAACATTTGTCGATGTGGAACCTACCAGAAGGTGCGCGATGGCATTCATGTTGCTTCTGGCCAGAAAAAATTAGCGGATGTATTGGCTCAGTATGATGCATCGCCTTCAACTCGCGGCTAA
- a CDS encoding xanthine dehydrogenase family protein molybdopterin-binding subunit, with translation MTLNTKNTSLENGSRRDFIIKGALAGGGLLLGVGALPEGAYAQANAVYDPNSPTRYGDAEVNAWVSIKPDDTVFIRIARSEMGQGTRTGLAQLVTEELECNWRNVKTQSATPGQSLLRKRVWGEHGTGGSRGIRISEDYVRRGAAAARIMLLQAAAKQWNVPVNELTVDKGVITHSSTGRKTTYGKVAELASTLTPPDPKSIVLKDPRTWKVAGQPYARLDTANKVNGSKVYGIDLQLPGMLCASIKSCPVFGGKLVSYDEAKISNMRGVRGVVKINDSTIAVVADTWWHANTALNAMPIIWNEGISANTSQADINKKLRDGLDEQGDFWQRKEGDAPAAINASTKKIEAIYFTPFRAHVTMEPMNATVKISGNRAEAWVPTQNGEGSHAALSEATGIPLENCEIYKLDSGCGLGRRGSTQDFTSYAAKVAQKFPGIPVKVIWSREEDMTHDFYHPIAMAKMTAGLDDAGDITGMHIKVAGQSINATLSPQSIKNGKDDRQLQGFYENGPDAQLGYTFPNLLTEYVMKNTHVPVGPWRGVNTNQNGIFMECFMDECATAAGKDPVEFRRAIMQKHPKHLGVLNAAAKKADWGKPLPAGTYRGVAQFMGYASYSACVAEVTVQNNVVKVNRLVFALNAGHIVNPYLTREQIEGSVAMALGAIFLPEITVENGHIKQQNLDTYPLLKLRSTPRIETVLVPSYDFWGGVGEPTICVVGPAVANAISAAIGRPVRNFPLQKEGLSLA, from the coding sequence ATGACACTGAATACAAAAAACACTTCATTAGAAAATGGCTCCCGTCGCGATTTCATCATCAAAGGTGCTCTAGCTGGTGGAGGTCTGTTATTAGGTGTGGGCGCACTACCTGAGGGCGCCTATGCTCAAGCTAATGCAGTCTATGATCCTAACTCTCCAACACGATACGGTGATGCTGAGGTAAATGCCTGGGTAAGCATCAAGCCGGATGACACGGTGTTTATCAGAATTGCTCGCTCAGAAATGGGACAAGGCACTCGCACAGGCCTAGCGCAATTAGTGACCGAAGAATTAGAGTGCAACTGGAGAAATGTAAAAACACAATCAGCAACTCCTGGTCAGAGCCTATTACGTAAACGTGTATGGGGCGAACATGGCACTGGCGGTAGTCGCGGCATTCGAATATCCGAAGATTATGTTCGCCGCGGAGCAGCTGCAGCTCGAATCATGTTGTTGCAGGCTGCTGCAAAGCAATGGAATGTTCCTGTCAATGAGTTAACAGTCGATAAGGGTGTTATTACACATTCGTCCACTGGACGTAAAACAACCTATGGCAAGGTTGCTGAGTTAGCCTCAACCTTAACGCCCCCCGACCCAAAATCCATCGTCTTAAAAGACCCAAGAACATGGAAAGTTGCTGGTCAGCCATATGCACGCCTAGATACGGCCAATAAAGTCAATGGTAGCAAGGTGTATGGCATTGACTTGCAATTGCCTGGGATGTTGTGTGCCTCTATAAAATCCTGCCCCGTATTTGGCGGGAAATTAGTGAGCTATGACGAGGCCAAAATTAGCAATATGCGTGGAGTAAGGGGCGTTGTCAAAATCAACGACAGTACTATTGCGGTGGTTGCTGACACTTGGTGGCATGCCAACACCGCTCTCAATGCCATGCCGATCATTTGGAATGAAGGCATCAGCGCCAATACCTCACAAGCCGACATTAATAAAAAACTGAGAGACGGGCTAGATGAACAAGGAGATTTCTGGCAACGCAAAGAAGGAGATGCTCCCGCCGCAATTAATGCATCCACCAAAAAAATAGAGGCCATTTATTTCACACCGTTTAGGGCTCATGTCACGATGGAGCCAATGAATGCAACGGTAAAAATCTCCGGCAATCGTGCTGAGGCATGGGTCCCCACGCAAAATGGAGAAGGCTCTCATGCAGCTCTATCAGAGGCAACCGGAATTCCTCTCGAGAATTGTGAAATCTACAAGCTAGATTCGGGTTGCGGCTTAGGTCGCCGTGGATCTACACAAGACTTCACAAGCTATGCGGCAAAAGTTGCACAGAAATTTCCCGGGATTCCAGTCAAAGTAATCTGGAGTCGCGAAGAAGACATGACGCATGATTTCTATCATCCAATCGCCATGGCAAAAATGACAGCAGGCCTTGATGATGCTGGCGACATCACCGGTATGCATATCAAAGTTGCGGGCCAGTCAATCAATGCCACACTGTCCCCGCAAAGCATTAAAAATGGGAAAGATGATCGCCAACTACAAGGTTTTTACGAGAATGGTCCCGATGCCCAATTGGGTTATACCTTCCCCAATCTCTTAACCGAATATGTGATGAAAAATACCCATGTGCCCGTTGGCCCATGGCGTGGCGTAAATACCAACCAAAACGGCATCTTCATGGAATGCTTTATGGATGAGTGCGCCACTGCTGCAGGCAAGGATCCAGTGGAGTTTAGGCGAGCCATCATGCAAAAGCATCCTAAGCATCTTGGAGTCTTAAATGCGGCCGCCAAAAAAGCAGATTGGGGCAAGCCCTTACCTGCCGGCACCTATCGCGGCGTCGCCCAATTCATGGGATACGCTAGTTACTCTGCCTGTGTAGCCGAAGTGACAGTACAAAACAATGTTGTCAAAGTTAATCGACTCGTTTTTGCTTTGAATGCGGGTCACATCGTAAACCCATACTTAACTCGCGAGCAGATAGAGGGCTCAGTTGCAATGGCATTGGGAGCCATCTTCCTGCCAGAGATCACAGTTGAAAATGGGCACATCAAACAGCAAAATTTAGATACTTACCCACTACTGAAATTACGCTCTACTCCTCGCATTGAAACGGTACTTGTTCCAAGCTATGACTTTTGGGGTGGCGTTGGTGAGCCCACCATTTGTGTTGTAGGCCCAGCGGTTGCCAATGCAATTTCAGCCGCAATTGGACGACCAGTGCGCAACTTCCCTTTGCAAAAGGAAGGTCTTAGCTTGGCCTAA
- a CDS encoding cupin domain-containing protein, whose translation MNINADYSKRVVVNHHDLPWVASPEPGIERRMLDRIGDEVAKATSIVRYQAGSQFKAHTHEFGEEIFVLDGVFSDETGDYSAGTYIMNPPGSSHAPSSQSGCTLFVKLRHLGPDQVEREVIDTKTAPWYQGMVPGLHVMPLMRQGSGSTLVRWAPQTYFNPHKHYGGEEIFVVDGVFEDEHGRYPAGSWIRSPHLSLHQPFSKEGCTIFVKTGHLLAGGLGIT comes from the coding sequence ATGAATATCAATGCCGATTACAGTAAAAGAGTCGTAGTTAATCACCATGATTTACCATGGGTGGCTAGTCCTGAGCCGGGGATTGAAAGGCGCATGCTTGATCGCATAGGTGATGAGGTGGCAAAAGCAACTTCAATTGTTCGCTATCAGGCTGGGTCTCAATTTAAGGCGCATACCCATGAGTTTGGCGAGGAGATTTTTGTTTTGGATGGGGTGTTTAGCGATGAAACGGGAGATTATTCTGCTGGCACTTACATCATGAATCCTCCAGGCTCTTCCCATGCTCCATCTAGTCAATCTGGCTGCACTCTTTTTGTAAAGTTACGTCACCTCGGACCAGATCAGGTGGAGCGAGAAGTGATTGATACAAAAACAGCTCCGTGGTATCAAGGGATGGTGCCGGGCCTTCATGTGATGCCGTTGATGCGGCAGGGAAGTGGATCTACTTTAGTGCGTTGGGCGCCTCAAACCTACTTTAACCCACATAAACATTACGGTGGTGAAGAGATATTTGTGGTGGATGGCGTTTTTGAAGATGAGCATGGCCGCTATCCAGCTGGATCTTGGATTCGTAGCCCCCATCTAAGTCTGCATCAACCATTTAGCAAAGAAGGTTGCACAATCTTTGTGAAGACAGGACATCTTTTGGCTGGGGGCTTAGGAATTACTTAA
- a CDS encoding asparaginase — MKFKYLIILGLLSLVSLKQVFAQNLPIVKFIATGGTIAMKIDPVKNAPVPAINGDDLLAAAPEVGKYAKIEVNNISNVPSDYMNPERWVSLTKAVQEALERSDVAGVIVSHGTDTLEETAFWLDLTIKSNKPVVLIGAQRNASVSDFDGPRNLTNAVRIIVDKQSEGKGVLLAMNNQINSARYVTKTHTANVETFNSGIFGIIGEVYPDRVFYAYNPIRRQYIKLKTDKMPTVDIVPMYGGADGIALKAAVDRGADGIVVQALGMGNMNESMYEAVKYAISKNVPVVIATRVHNGRVMGSYGFVGGGKTTVDAGAVMADDLRAQKARILLMLLLQQGTKDQKSLQQAFDK, encoded by the coding sequence ATGAAATTTAAATACCTAATAATTTTGGGCCTACTTTCTTTGGTTTCGCTAAAACAAGTATTTGCACAAAATCTTCCCATCGTTAAATTCATTGCGACTGGCGGCACGATTGCAATGAAAATTGACCCAGTCAAAAATGCACCAGTTCCAGCCATCAATGGAGATGACTTACTGGCTGCAGCTCCAGAAGTTGGAAAATACGCCAAAATTGAAGTAAACAATATCTCCAACGTTCCTTCGGACTATATGAACCCTGAGCGATGGGTAAGCCTTACAAAGGCGGTTCAAGAAGCTCTAGAACGCTCTGATGTAGCCGGTGTAATTGTTTCTCACGGGACAGATACATTGGAAGAAACTGCGTTTTGGCTTGATTTAACAATTAAGTCGAATAAGCCTGTTGTGTTAATCGGGGCCCAAAGAAATGCATCTGTTTCAGATTTTGATGGCCCAAGAAATCTTACTAATGCCGTACGCATTATTGTTGACAAGCAATCAGAAGGAAAGGGTGTATTGCTGGCAATGAATAACCAAATCAATTCAGCCAGATACGTTACCAAGACTCATACCGCCAATGTGGAAACATTTAATTCTGGGATCTTTGGAATTATTGGTGAGGTTTATCCTGACCGTGTTTTCTATGCGTACAACCCTATCCGACGTCAGTATATAAAACTGAAGACCGATAAAATGCCAACCGTAGATATCGTGCCTATGTACGGCGGTGCTGATGGAATTGCGCTCAAAGCAGCTGTAGATCGTGGGGCTGATGGCATAGTAGTTCAGGCTTTGGGAATGGGAAACATGAACGAGTCTATGTATGAGGCAGTGAAATATGCTATTTCAAAAAATGTTCCCGTTGTGATTGCCACTCGCGTTCATAATGGCCGAGTTATGGGAAGCTATGGATTTGTTGGCGGAGGGAAAACTACAGTTGATGCAGGCGCAGTGATGGCGGACGACTTGCGCGCTCAGAAAGCTAGAATCCTCTTGATGCTATTGTTGCAACAAGGTACTAAAGATCAAAAATCTTTACAGCAAGCGTTTGATAAGTAA